From one Phocoena sinus isolate mPhoSin1 chromosome 4, mPhoSin1.pri, whole genome shotgun sequence genomic stretch:
- the DTX3L gene encoding E3 ubiquitin-protein ligase DTX3L isoform X2, which translates to MSSLTQSRKGARPGEKHPNEKDISSAVDSCVQKIFLTVTAELNCHLFSKEQREHIAILCPSVERVKGHEGIEKVRGDFRDIEKIHGFLSEQLLEKEQKRESSPLTTEREPLHQQDGNSCVSPSEPKTRSEEKSNRFEVPLAFFEYFTYTCPDKIYSIEKTFGTKIKTQKSSPNVVYLDFTSSQSGNLRAARESFVREFQKSVETLKQECVTLADSKQAHKIKQELNHQFTKLLVKEKGGELTLLGTAYDISAAKHFLASEISESLVKAPVKISTPKHMMNGIEVDTAHYQLLEAELLQEISQIEKKYDTQSKVLGTSQKTCILFEPKTKELDLSVHAYSGFIDAYQHVSGQIMREVLLLKLLGKERKHLRGTKFSDDFRKRHPDIDFVLNQESVTLIGLPNHLTKAKQYVFNRGRMSPLGREKWSETPTDTDSNDSETASPTLQHSTSSEVSEVDKEKDICTICLNTISNRQVLPKCKHDFCSPCINKALSYKPVCPLCQTFYGVQKGNQPDGNMSVIFKRDSLPGYESYGTIVITYRIEGGIQTKEHPNPGKRFSGICRTAYLPDNEEGKEVLHLLRRAFDQKLIFTVGDSRVLGVSDVITWNDIHHKTSRFGGPERYGYPDPGYLKRVKQELKDKGIE; encoded by the exons ATGTCTTCTTTGACACAGTCACGAAAAGGGGCAAGACCTGGTGAGAAGCATCCAAATGAAAAGGACATTTCTAGCGCTGTGGATTCCTGTGTCCAGAAG atctTTCTTACTGTCACAGCTGAACTGAACTGTCACCTGTTCTCTAAAGAGCAGAGGGAACACATCGCCATTCTCTGCCCCAGTGTTGAGCGAGTGAAGGGCCATGAAGGAATTGAGAAAGTGCGTGGTGACTTCAGAGATATTGAAAAAATACATGGCTTCTTGAGTGAACAACTCCTAGAAAAGGAGCAGAAACGAGAATCTTCCCCTTTGACAACAGAGAGGGAGCCACTCCATCAGCAGGACGGGAACAGCTGTGTTTCTCCCTCTGAACCAAAAACCAGgtcagaagaaaaaagcaaccgTTTTGAAGTTCCCTTGGCTTTCTTTGAATACTTCACATACACCTGCCCTGATAAAATATACTCAATAGAGAAAACGTTTGgtacaaaaattaaaactcagaagAGTTCTCCGAATGTGGTCTATTTAGACTTCACCTCAAGTCAATCAGGTAACCTCAGAGCAGCTCGCGAGTCTTTTGTCAGAGAATTTCAGAAGAGTGTGGAGACTCTGAAGCAGGAATGTGTTACTCTGGCAGACAGTAAGCAGGCACACAAAATCAAACAGGAATTAAATCACCAGTTTACAAAGCTCCTTgtaaaggagaaaggaggagaattAACTCTCCTTGGGACCGCATATGACATTTCAGCTGCCAAACATTTTCTTGCCTCAGAAATCTCTGAAAGTCTTGTCAAGGCACCTGTGAAAATATCGACTCCCAAGCACATGATGAATGGAATTGAGGTTGACACTGCTCACTATCAGCTTTTAGAAGCAGAGTTACTCCAGGAGATATCACAGATAGAAAAGAAGTACGACACTCAAAGTAAGGTTTTGGGAACAAGTCAGAAAACCTGCATTCTATTTGAACCTAAAACCAAGGAGTTAGATCTGTCTGTGCATGCTTATTCAGGTTTCATTGATGCCTATCAACATGTCTCAGGTCAGATTATGAGAGAAGTTCTTTTGCTGAAACTTTTGGGCAAGGAGAGAAAGCACTTACGTGGGACCAAGTTCTCTGATGACTTTCGAAAAAGGCATCCAGATATAGACTTTGTGCTAAATCAAGAGTCAGTGACTTTGATTGGGTTGCCAAATCACCTTACAAAGGCAAAACAGTATGTCTTTAACAGAGGGAGAATGTCTCCATTAGGTAGAGAGAAATGGAGTGAAACACCCACGGACACTGATAGTAATGATTCAGAAACAGCTTCACCAACATTGCAGCACTCTACCAGTTCTGAGGTGTCAGAAGTGGACAAGGAAAAGGACATATGTACCATCTGTTTGAACACCATTAGTAACAGACAAGTGCTGCCAAAGTGCAAGCATGATTTCTGCAGCCCTTGTATCAACAAAGCCTTGTCATATAAGCCAGTCTGTCCTCTGTGCCAGACTTTCTATGGTGTCCAGAAAGGGAATCAGCCAGATGGAAACATGAGTGTCATTTTCAAAAGAGACTCACTTCCAGGTTATGAATCCTATGGCACCATTGTGATTACTTACAGAATTGAAGGAGGCATACAAACA AAAGAGCACCCAAACCCAGGAAAGAGATTTTCTGGAATATGTCGAACTGCATACTTGCCTGATAACgaggaaggaaaagaggtttTGCATCTGCTTCGTAGGGCCTTTGACCAAAAACTGATTTTCACAGTGGGAGACTCTCGAGTATTAGGAGTCTCAGATGTCATTACGTGGAATGATATCCACCACAAAACGTCCAGGTTTGGGGGACCAGAAAG GTATGGCTACCCTGATCCTGGCTATCTGAAACGCGTCAAACAGGAGCTGAAGGATAAAGGAATTGAGTAA
- the DTX3L gene encoding E3 ubiquitin-protein ligase DTX3L isoform X1, which yields MASNLCPPSPLLVRVSRPGTRLPWKLEKYFQSRESGGGECTVQARDRNDPNADTFRVQFVHRASKEGVLKKGKHQIVVDNQPVAIFLEPNDNAVENTRMSSLTQSRKGARPGEKHPNEKDISSAVDSCVQKIFLTVTAELNCHLFSKEQREHIAILCPSVERVKGHEGIEKVRGDFRDIEKIHGFLSEQLLEKEQKRESSPLTTEREPLHQQDGNSCVSPSEPKTRSEEKSNRFEVPLAFFEYFTYTCPDKIYSIEKTFGTKIKTQKSSPNVVYLDFTSSQSGNLRAARESFVREFQKSVETLKQECVTLADSKQAHKIKQELNHQFTKLLVKEKGGELTLLGTAYDISAAKHFLASEISESLVKAPVKISTPKHMMNGIEVDTAHYQLLEAELLQEISQIEKKYDTQSKVLGTSQKTCILFEPKTKELDLSVHAYSGFIDAYQHVSGQIMREVLLLKLLGKERKHLRGTKFSDDFRKRHPDIDFVLNQESVTLIGLPNHLTKAKQYVFNRGRMSPLGREKWSETPTDTDSNDSETASPTLQHSTSSEVSEVDKEKDICTICLNTISNRQVLPKCKHDFCSPCINKALSYKPVCPLCQTFYGVQKGNQPDGNMSVIFKRDSLPGYESYGTIVITYRIEGGIQTKEHPNPGKRFSGICRTAYLPDNEEGKEVLHLLRRAFDQKLIFTVGDSRVLGVSDVITWNDIHHKTSRFGGPERYGYPDPGYLKRVKQELKDKGIE from the exons ATGGCTTCGAACCTCTGCCCGCCGTCCCCGCTGCTCGTGCGGGTGTCGCGTCCCGGCACCCGCCTACCATGGAAGCTGGAAAAGTACTTCCAGAGCCGGGAGTCGGGCGGCGGGGAGTGCACCGTGCAGGCCCGGGACCGCAACGACCCCAACGCGGACACCTTCCGGGTGCAGTTCGTGCATAGGGCGA GTAAGGAGGGAGTGTTGAAGAAAGGAAAGCACCAAATTGTGGTTGACAACCAACCTGTGGCTATATTCCTGGAACCCAATGACAATGCAGTAGAGAACACCAGGATGTCTTCTTTGACACAGTCACGAAAAGGGGCAAGACCTGGTGAGAAGCATCCAAATGAAAAGGACATTTCTAGCGCTGTGGATTCCTGTGTCCAGAAG atctTTCTTACTGTCACAGCTGAACTGAACTGTCACCTGTTCTCTAAAGAGCAGAGGGAACACATCGCCATTCTCTGCCCCAGTGTTGAGCGAGTGAAGGGCCATGAAGGAATTGAGAAAGTGCGTGGTGACTTCAGAGATATTGAAAAAATACATGGCTTCTTGAGTGAACAACTCCTAGAAAAGGAGCAGAAACGAGAATCTTCCCCTTTGACAACAGAGAGGGAGCCACTCCATCAGCAGGACGGGAACAGCTGTGTTTCTCCCTCTGAACCAAAAACCAGgtcagaagaaaaaagcaaccgTTTTGAAGTTCCCTTGGCTTTCTTTGAATACTTCACATACACCTGCCCTGATAAAATATACTCAATAGAGAAAACGTTTGgtacaaaaattaaaactcagaagAGTTCTCCGAATGTGGTCTATTTAGACTTCACCTCAAGTCAATCAGGTAACCTCAGAGCAGCTCGCGAGTCTTTTGTCAGAGAATTTCAGAAGAGTGTGGAGACTCTGAAGCAGGAATGTGTTACTCTGGCAGACAGTAAGCAGGCACACAAAATCAAACAGGAATTAAATCACCAGTTTACAAAGCTCCTTgtaaaggagaaaggaggagaattAACTCTCCTTGGGACCGCATATGACATTTCAGCTGCCAAACATTTTCTTGCCTCAGAAATCTCTGAAAGTCTTGTCAAGGCACCTGTGAAAATATCGACTCCCAAGCACATGATGAATGGAATTGAGGTTGACACTGCTCACTATCAGCTTTTAGAAGCAGAGTTACTCCAGGAGATATCACAGATAGAAAAGAAGTACGACACTCAAAGTAAGGTTTTGGGAACAAGTCAGAAAACCTGCATTCTATTTGAACCTAAAACCAAGGAGTTAGATCTGTCTGTGCATGCTTATTCAGGTTTCATTGATGCCTATCAACATGTCTCAGGTCAGATTATGAGAGAAGTTCTTTTGCTGAAACTTTTGGGCAAGGAGAGAAAGCACTTACGTGGGACCAAGTTCTCTGATGACTTTCGAAAAAGGCATCCAGATATAGACTTTGTGCTAAATCAAGAGTCAGTGACTTTGATTGGGTTGCCAAATCACCTTACAAAGGCAAAACAGTATGTCTTTAACAGAGGGAGAATGTCTCCATTAGGTAGAGAGAAATGGAGTGAAACACCCACGGACACTGATAGTAATGATTCAGAAACAGCTTCACCAACATTGCAGCACTCTACCAGTTCTGAGGTGTCAGAAGTGGACAAGGAAAAGGACATATGTACCATCTGTTTGAACACCATTAGTAACAGACAAGTGCTGCCAAAGTGCAAGCATGATTTCTGCAGCCCTTGTATCAACAAAGCCTTGTCATATAAGCCAGTCTGTCCTCTGTGCCAGACTTTCTATGGTGTCCAGAAAGGGAATCAGCCAGATGGAAACATGAGTGTCATTTTCAAAAGAGACTCACTTCCAGGTTATGAATCCTATGGCACCATTGTGATTACTTACAGAATTGAAGGAGGCATACAAACA AAAGAGCACCCAAACCCAGGAAAGAGATTTTCTGGAATATGTCGAACTGCATACTTGCCTGATAACgaggaaggaaaagaggtttTGCATCTGCTTCGTAGGGCCTTTGACCAAAAACTGATTTTCACAGTGGGAGACTCTCGAGTATTAGGAGTCTCAGATGTCATTACGTGGAATGATATCCACCACAAAACGTCCAGGTTTGGGGGACCAGAAAG GTATGGCTACCCTGATCCTGGCTATCTGAAACGCGTCAAACAGGAGCTGAAGGATAAAGGAATTGAGTAA